In Haematobia irritans isolate KBUSLIRL chromosome 1, ASM5000362v1, whole genome shotgun sequence, a genomic segment contains:
- the LOC142221143 gene encoding serine protease snk-like, with the protein MFIKFRVKLFIKYFLIVESLFAYLCATQDHSEKRCLQYKRLLYENNVSFSYFLAGAEQHSITEDRCRSLFPLVVGGENALPKEFPFAALLGSLETIGNNINWFCGGTIISQYYVMTAAHCFYSPLGIINRVRLGELDFHSYSDDADPENFFVQKLIEHPDYRHNEPYNDIGLILLTKAITFNSYKHPACLPSPYINEEQFNSLIAIGWGHTQFAGQSSSRLQKVKLQPYPYENCASLAASNEGLDILPSGLRPSILCAGSTEIKDTCQGDSGGPLVVQHPQFPCMKIVVGITSTGFSGCATPNIPSLYTRVKSYLGWIYTYIT; encoded by the exons atgtttattaaatttagagTAAAACTATTTATTAAATACTTTCTCATTGTCGAATCGTTGTTTGCCTACCTTTGTGCTACACAAGACCATAGTGAAAAAA GATGTTTGCAATATAAGCGGCTATTATATGAGAACAATGTGTCATTCAGTTATTTCTTGGCTGGTGCTGAACAACATAGTATTACAGAAGATCGATGTAGATCTCTATTTCCTTTAGTAGTGGGCGGTGAAAATGCATTACCTAAAGAATTTCCATTTGCAGCCCTTCTCGGCAGTTTGGAGACTATAGGCAACAACATAAATTGGTTTTGTGGAGGAACGATTATTAGCCAATATTACGTTATGACAGCGGCACATTGTTTTTATTCACCACT ggGTATCATTAATCGCGTTCGGCTTGGTGAATTGGATTTCCATTCGTACTCAGATGACGCAGATCCCGAGAacttttttgtacaaaaacttATCGAGCATCCTGATTATCGTCATAATGAACCTTATAATGACATAGGATTGATTCTTTTGACTAAAGCCATAACATTTAACAGCTACAAACATCCGGCCTGTTTACCTTCACCGTATATTAATGAAGAACAATTTAACTCGCTAATTGCGATCGGTTGGGGACACACCCAATTTGCTGGTCAGTCATCATCAAGGTTGCAGAAGGTAAAGTTACAACCTTATCCTTATGAGAATTGTGCATCATTGGCTGCCTCTAATGAGGGCTTAGATATATTACCATCAGGACTGCGGCCCTCAATTTTATGTGCTGGTTCAACTGAGATAAAGGACACATGTCAAGGCGATTCAGGTGGACCATTAGTGGTGCAACATCCCCAATTTCCATGTATGAAaattgtggtgggtataacatctACAGGATTTAGTGGATGTGCCACACCAAATATTCCTTCGTTGTATACACGAGTAAAGAGCTACTTAGGttggatttacacttatataacGTAA